A window of the Natronospira proteinivora genome harbors these coding sequences:
- the fliS gene encoding flagellar export chaperone FliS: protein MYKPNRTAALNAYQEVGVRSGLDEANPHRLIQMLMEGALDRIAQARGHMERKEIGPKGEQVSRAINIIEGLRVCLDPSQSQELAERLEQLYDYMGRRLVEANLHNDPEILEEVSRLLKEIKSGWDAIPAEAVQQAVEQTQTNESVST from the coding sequence ATGTATAAGCCAAATCGGACTGCCGCCCTCAATGCCTACCAGGAAGTGGGGGTTCGCTCCGGCCTGGATGAGGCCAATCCTCATCGACTGATCCAGATGCTGATGGAAGGTGCCCTGGATCGCATTGCCCAGGCCCGGGGACATATGGAACGCAAGGAGATTGGCCCCAAAGGTGAGCAGGTTAGCCGGGCCATCAATATCATTGAGGGACTGCGGGTCTGTCTCGATCCGAGCCAATCCCAGGAACTGGCCGAGCGGCTGGAACAGCTCTACGACTACATGGGGCGGCGGCTGGTGGAAGCCAATCTGCACAACGATCCGGAAATCCTGGAGGAGGTCAGCCGCCTGCTCAAGGAAATCAAGTCCGGTTGGGATGCCATTCCGGCGGAAGCCGTTCAGCAGGCGGTGGAACAGACCCAGACGAACGAATCGGTGTCCACCTGA
- a CDS encoding tetratricopeptide repeat-containing sulfotransferase family protein has protein sequence MSNKQVSDSRINAINKEISQTNQLLTDGKLHTALDEAHRIIQAYPGFGACHRLLGATLLEFGKKEAANACFRRALELDPSDASRRLLARGLVEIGDHQEALSVLATMHEPDTATSRALRIEALAGSGRREEAETLTIKTLDERRESPSLLVAVAGYGLALDYPNLVSRLSPLLELKENSPSLTAKLKFCIGDILHQQGEHAAAFHAFGDGNRLARSASHRTPFNPDSYRKRVHSITKNFPLKVLQQDPSITPRASMSRLLMIIGAPRSGKTLLESLLTCHPEIRAGREQIPFETLLGQVEQQTGQDRNHLLATLPLETRLKSAGPYQRTLQQQGAGVHFVTDTNPANLAALGYMWASIPESRFIFVDRDPLDLGFSNYATHMPHIGTGQLGLEDLGIYLGEVQRLSAFWQKAFGDRAMRVSYEAITGDEAESVIQACLAFLGLDWHPDCALANQAPTRTTVAGDAMAGHRPDDRFIGIAKPYREWLTPMQESMRQVLSETEMDP, from the coding sequence ATGAGCAATAAGCAGGTGTCAGATAGCAGAATCAATGCCATCAACAAGGAAATCAGCCAGACCAACCAGCTGCTCACCGACGGCAAACTGCACACCGCGTTGGACGAGGCCCACCGGATTATTCAAGCCTACCCCGGGTTCGGGGCCTGTCACCGCCTGCTCGGGGCAACGCTGCTGGAGTTCGGAAAGAAAGAGGCCGCCAATGCCTGCTTTCGGCGTGCCCTTGAGCTTGACCCAAGCGACGCCAGTCGTCGCCTCCTTGCCCGGGGACTGGTGGAGATTGGCGATCACCAAGAGGCACTGTCGGTACTGGCGACGATGCACGAGCCGGATACAGCCACGTCACGAGCCTTGCGCATTGAGGCCCTGGCCGGATCCGGGAGACGTGAAGAAGCCGAAACATTGACGATTAAGACCCTGGATGAGAGACGTGAATCCCCCTCCCTGCTGGTGGCCGTGGCCGGTTACGGTCTCGCACTGGACTACCCGAACCTTGTGTCGCGGCTCAGCCCGCTACTTGAGCTGAAGGAGAATAGTCCGAGCCTGACCGCAAAGCTCAAGTTCTGTATCGGGGATATCCTGCACCAGCAAGGCGAACATGCCGCGGCTTTTCACGCCTTCGGCGATGGCAACCGTCTGGCACGCAGCGCCTCCCACCGGACGCCTTTCAATCCCGACAGCTATCGGAAGCGGGTCCATTCCATTACCAAGAATTTCCCGCTCAAGGTCCTCCAGCAGGACCCGTCAATCACGCCCAGAGCGTCCATGAGTCGCTTACTCATGATTATAGGCGCCCCCAGAAGCGGCAAGACACTGCTGGAATCACTCCTGACCTGTCACCCGGAGATCCGCGCCGGCCGGGAACAGATTCCTTTCGAGACCCTTCTCGGACAAGTCGAGCAGCAGACGGGCCAGGACCGCAACCACTTGCTGGCGACACTACCGCTGGAGACACGATTGAAATCCGCCGGCCCCTATCAACGCACCCTGCAGCAGCAGGGGGCGGGTGTACACTTTGTCACCGACACCAACCCGGCCAACCTGGCTGCCCTGGGTTATATGTGGGCCAGCATCCCGGAAAGTCGCTTCATCTTCGTGGACCGGGACCCGCTGGACCTGGGTTTCTCCAACTATGCCACCCACATGCCCCACATCGGCACGGGACAATTGGGCCTGGAGGATTTGGGAATATACCTTGGAGAGGTCCAGCGTCTAAGTGCTTTCTGGCAGAAAGCTTTCGGGGACCGGGCCATGCGGGTAAGTTACGAGGCGATCACCGGCGACGAGGCCGAATCCGTCATCCAGGCATGCCTGGCGTTTCTCGGTTTGGACTGGCATCCCGACTGTGCCTTGGCAAACCAGGCCCCCACTCGCACCACCGTCGCCGGTGATGCCATGGCCGGTCACCGGCCGGATGACCGGTTTATCGGCATTGCCAAGCCCTATCGCGAATGGCTGACGCCCATGCAGGAAAGCATGCGGCAGGTTCTGTCAGAAACCGAGATGGATCCATAA
- the fliF gene encoding flagellar basal-body MS-ring/collar protein FliF: MAAQAADTTGSNLPAERAPEPASGGAGGSNMQLADVLQGKSGRQLGMGLLLAAVLAVAVVVFLWSQSPDYRTLYGDLEQRDSAQVAQSLDEAGINYRLNPATGAIEVPHDTVHQARLHLAAEGLPRGAGTGFEMMEDESGFGVSQFMERARYHSALQTELARTINSLDSVQSARVHLAIPEDSVFVRDRREPSASVFLNLYRGRSLSEQQVSAIVHMVASSITDMPEQRVTVVDQRGRLLSDRGDGRRGADSDEQFDHARRLERAYVERIEDILGPVVGNDRVRARVTADLDFTRFEESRETYDPDTIAVRSEQESEDPRPGAGPRGIPGALTNQPPGLVDEEDLEAEAQEAGVPAAIARRMVRNYEVDRSVSHTVQALGQIQRLSVAVVVDDWATEDEEGQPVRDALTEEEMERLETLVQEAVGFNAERGDTVSVVNQSFIERDVTEVEEPAFWEQGWFRELMRQLLGAVLILALIFGVLRPGMRSLMGGRKRQASPSMADERQRLAHSEGEDDRQSDESEPAFQLSKPKAYDEKVAAAKGMVSEDPKRVAQVIRNWVKE, translated from the coding sequence ATGGCAGCGCAGGCAGCGGACACCACAGGCAGTAATCTTCCCGCCGAGCGGGCACCGGAGCCGGCTTCCGGCGGGGCCGGTGGCAGCAATATGCAGTTGGCGGATGTCTTGCAAGGGAAATCCGGCAGGCAGCTGGGGATGGGCCTGCTGCTGGCGGCTGTGCTGGCGGTGGCGGTGGTCGTGTTTCTGTGGTCTCAGAGCCCGGATTACCGCACCCTGTACGGGGATTTGGAGCAGCGGGACAGTGCCCAGGTTGCCCAATCCCTGGATGAGGCCGGCATCAACTACCGCCTGAATCCGGCCACCGGTGCCATCGAAGTGCCCCATGACACGGTCCACCAGGCCCGTCTACATCTGGCCGCCGAAGGCCTGCCCCGGGGGGCGGGCACGGGCTTTGAGATGATGGAGGATGAGTCCGGTTTCGGGGTCAGCCAGTTCATGGAGCGGGCCCGTTATCACAGCGCCCTGCAGACTGAACTGGCGCGGACCATCAACAGCCTGGACTCGGTACAAAGTGCCCGGGTCCATCTGGCCATTCCCGAAGACAGTGTCTTCGTGCGTGATCGCCGGGAACCGTCCGCGTCGGTCTTTCTGAACCTCTATCGTGGCCGTAGCCTGAGTGAGCAGCAGGTCTCGGCCATTGTCCATATGGTGGCCTCCAGCATCACCGATATGCCCGAGCAACGGGTCACGGTGGTGGATCAGCGCGGGCGTTTGCTGTCTGACCGGGGCGATGGCCGTCGCGGCGCAGACAGCGACGAGCAGTTTGACCATGCCCGTCGACTGGAACGGGCCTATGTGGAACGGATCGAGGATATCCTTGGCCCTGTCGTGGGCAATGATCGGGTGCGCGCCCGGGTCACCGCGGATCTGGATTTCACCCGATTCGAGGAAAGCCGGGAGACCTATGATCCGGATACGATTGCCGTTCGAAGTGAGCAAGAAAGTGAAGATCCCCGGCCCGGTGCCGGCCCCCGGGGTATCCCTGGGGCCCTGACCAATCAGCCACCGGGGCTGGTCGATGAGGAGGACTTGGAGGCGGAGGCACAGGAAGCTGGGGTGCCGGCCGCCATTGCCCGTCGCATGGTTCGGAACTACGAGGTGGATCGCAGTGTCTCCCACACCGTTCAGGCTCTGGGGCAAATCCAGCGCTTGTCCGTTGCCGTGGTGGTGGATGACTGGGCGACTGAGGATGAAGAGGGTCAGCCGGTTCGCGATGCTCTGACCGAAGAGGAAATGGAGCGTCTGGAGACCTTGGTACAGGAAGCGGTGGGTTTCAATGCTGAGCGTGGTGATACCGTTAGCGTGGTGAACCAGAGCTTCATTGAACGAGATGTGACCGAGGTTGAGGAGCCGGCTTTCTGGGAACAGGGTTGGTTCCGTGAATTGATGCGGCAGTTGCTGGGGGCGGTACTGATTCTGGCCCTGATTTTCGGCGTCCTTCGCCCGGGCATGCGCAGCCTGATGGGTGGGCGCAAGCGTCAGGCCAGTCCTTCCATGGCCGATGAGCGGCAGCGCCTGGCACATTCAGAGGGAGAGGATGACCGTCAATCGGATGAATCCGAACCGGCATTCCAACTGTCCAAGCCCAAGGCCTATGATGAGAAGGTGGCCGCCGCAAAGGGCATGGTCAGCGAGGATCCCAAGCGCGTGGCGCAGGTGATCAGAAACTGGGTGAAGGAATGA
- a CDS encoding PilZ domain-containing protein, translated as MNIATFFSDRVNFRTELPLQWRPSQAPLDEGQLASLNEQNLALLRAVSALEERHSDSPESHQLPLPEVQRLEAKLDLILTLVGQIRAASDIIPPSVTAELSAAGLAWWPREDKTPAVNETGVVEVSLATYAAQPLVLPGKVSAHADWDGGPAVLVIFEGINEVVADALEKFVFRHHRRAIAGSRGQTG; from the coding sequence TTGAATATCGCCACGTTTTTCTCGGACCGGGTCAACTTCAGAACGGAGTTGCCGCTGCAATGGCGACCCAGCCAGGCGCCTCTGGATGAAGGGCAGTTGGCTTCCCTCAATGAGCAGAATCTGGCCCTCCTGCGTGCCGTTAGTGCCCTGGAAGAGCGTCACAGCGATTCCCCTGAAAGCCATCAACTACCCCTGCCGGAAGTCCAGCGCCTGGAAGCCAAGCTGGATCTCATTCTGACCCTGGTGGGTCAGATTCGCGCCGCCTCGGACATTATTCCTCCCAGTGTCACCGCGGAACTGTCCGCTGCGGGCCTTGCCTGGTGGCCCCGTGAAGATAAAACGCCGGCGGTGAACGAAACCGGAGTGGTGGAGGTGTCGCTGGCCACATATGCCGCCCAGCCCCTGGTATTGCCAGGAAAGGTGTCTGCGCATGCGGACTGGGATGGCGGTCCCGCTGTCCTGGTGATCTTTGAGGGAATCAATGAAGTGGTGGCGGATGCCCTTGAGAAGTTTGTTTTCCGGCACCATCGCCGGGCCATTGCCGGTAGCCGCGGACAGACAGGATAA
- the fliD gene encoding flagellar filament capping protein FliD, whose product MSIISAQGIGSGLDINDIVSQLVEAERAPAQRRIDRGVERAEEQISAIGQLKNVMSELRDGMSSLRDASAFRNREATSTNEEVFSASATRQASEGNYSVQVEQLARAQSLASDAFDDADTHVGTGTLSITAGNSSFDVDIDENNNSLAQVRDAINEAANGEGLSASIINTSEGARLVLNSRDTGEENAITIEASGGDGGLEALAFDPEDLDEEGNNTAGGLNQTQAAQDAEVFINGFAHSSANNQIDGVIDGVTIDLNSANPGQLETLEVSQDRESAREAVNEFVERFNGFIGAVNQLTAYDSETGEAGPLQGDSSTRRIVSQLRNELNTQVDGVDGPFSTLAEIGIITRSDGTLEVDNERLDSAMNDNFDAVGRLFGGEDGLARRMDNLAGEYTRFGGLLDGRQDGLQDRLDNLGSQQERLERRMESVEARYTSQFAAMDSLVANLRSQGDFLTEQLANVPTPGQN is encoded by the coding sequence ATGTCCATTATTAGTGCGCAAGGGATCGGTTCCGGTCTGGATATCAATGACATCGTCAGCCAGCTGGTGGAGGCCGAGCGTGCCCCCGCCCAGCGCCGGATCGATCGCGGTGTGGAACGCGCCGAAGAACAGATTTCGGCCATCGGACAGCTCAAGAATGTGATGTCCGAGTTGCGGGACGGCATGTCTTCCCTGCGGGATGCCTCCGCCTTTCGCAACCGGGAAGCCACATCCACCAATGAGGAGGTGTTTTCCGCCTCCGCGACCCGCCAGGCCTCGGAGGGTAATTACTCCGTGCAGGTAGAGCAGCTGGCCCGGGCCCAGAGTCTGGCCAGTGATGCCTTTGACGATGCTGATACCCATGTAGGTACCGGTACCCTCAGTATCACGGCGGGTAATAGCAGCTTCGATGTAGATATCGATGAGAACAACAATAGCCTTGCCCAGGTTCGTGATGCCATTAATGAAGCTGCCAATGGCGAGGGACTGTCGGCCAGCATCATCAATACCAGTGAAGGGGCTCGCCTGGTGCTCAATAGCCGGGACACCGGTGAGGAAAACGCAATCACCATTGAAGCCTCTGGTGGAGATGGTGGCCTGGAAGCGCTGGCTTTCGATCCCGAAGACCTGGATGAGGAGGGCAATAACACCGCGGGTGGCTTAAACCAGACTCAGGCCGCTCAGGATGCCGAAGTCTTTATCAATGGGTTTGCCCACAGCAGTGCCAACAATCAGATTGACGGGGTGATTGATGGGGTGACCATTGATCTCAACAGCGCCAACCCGGGCCAACTGGAAACCCTGGAGGTTAGCCAGGACCGGGAATCGGCCCGGGAGGCGGTCAATGAATTCGTGGAACGCTTCAATGGCTTTATCGGGGCAGTCAATCAACTGACGGCTTATGATTCCGAGACCGGTGAAGCCGGGCCGCTTCAGGGGGATTCGTCCACCCGCCGGATCGTCAGCCAGCTTCGTAATGAATTGAATACCCAGGTGGATGGGGTCGATGGCCCGTTCTCCACCTTGGCCGAGATCGGCATCATTACCCGCAGCGATGGCACATTGGAAGTGGACAATGAACGCCTGGATTCGGCCATGAATGACAATTTCGATGCCGTGGGCCGCTTATTCGGTGGGGAGGACGGCCTGGCCCGGCGCATGGATAACCTGGCCGGTGAATACACCCGCTTCGGTGGACTGCTGGATGGCCGGCAGGATGGCCTGCAGGATCGCCTGGATAATCTGGGCAGCCAGCAGGAGCGCCTGGAGCGCCGCATGGAGAGTGTGGAGGCTCGGTACACTTCCCAGTTTGCTGCCATGGATTCCCTGGTGGCCAATCTGCGCAGCCAGGGGGATTTCCTCACCGAGCAGCTGGCCAATGTGCCCACGCCGGGACAAAACTGA
- a CDS encoding sigma-54-dependent transcriptional regulator, giving the protein MSDLPVLVVEDDSDLREAIVDTLMARGLEVLEAADGEVAIEAMGRQPVGMVVTDVQMSPMDGRALLAHIRSHHPELPVVMMTAYGTVERAVEAMRGGATDYLMKPFEAENLVDMVDKHRLKPSAMGGPVAEDPASLRMLELAARVADSEATVLLCGESGTGKEVYARFIHEHSPRAKGPFVAINCAAIPENMLEAVLFGYEKGAFTGAQAAHPGKFEQAQGGTLLLDEISEMDLALQAKLLRVLQEREVERLGGRKTISLDVRVVATTNRDLLASVRAGEFREDLYYRLNVFPVRLPPLRERPGDIVPLAKHLMEHHCRGKRPLPRLSEDSTRALQAHTWPGNIRELDNVVQRALILAPGDEIQAQALHFEAATDGLSSTPGGNGGGVDAAQLPSAGGDIPDGHALDDALKDREYRLIVEALRSEGGSRKHAAARLGISPRTLRYKMARLRDAGVELPRDLGAKLA; this is encoded by the coding sequence ATGAGTGATCTTCCGGTATTGGTTGTGGAGGATGATAGCGATCTACGCGAGGCCATCGTTGATACCCTGATGGCCCGCGGGCTGGAGGTGCTGGAGGCGGCCGATGGCGAGGTGGCCATCGAGGCCATGGGTCGTCAGCCCGTGGGCATGGTGGTTACCGATGTGCAAATGTCGCCTATGGATGGCCGGGCCCTGCTGGCTCATATTCGCAGTCACCACCCGGAGCTGCCGGTGGTGATGATGACGGCATACGGCACCGTGGAGCGAGCGGTGGAAGCCATGCGGGGCGGGGCCACCGACTACTTGATGAAACCTTTCGAGGCGGAAAACCTGGTGGACATGGTGGACAAGCACCGCCTCAAGCCCAGTGCAATGGGCGGGCCGGTGGCCGAGGATCCGGCCAGCCTGCGGATGCTGGAGTTGGCCGCCCGGGTGGCGGACAGCGAAGCGACCGTGCTGCTGTGCGGGGAATCGGGTACCGGCAAGGAAGTCTATGCTCGCTTTATTCACGAGCATTCCCCCCGTGCCAAGGGCCCGTTTGTGGCGATCAACTGCGCCGCTATTCCGGAAAATATGCTGGAAGCGGTGTTGTTCGGCTATGAGAAAGGCGCCTTTACCGGGGCCCAGGCGGCGCATCCGGGTAAATTCGAACAGGCCCAGGGTGGCACTCTGTTGTTGGACGAGATCTCCGAGATGGATCTGGCCCTGCAGGCGAAGCTGCTGCGGGTATTGCAGGAGCGGGAAGTGGAGCGGTTGGGTGGTCGCAAAACCATCTCCCTGGATGTCCGGGTAGTGGCCACCACCAACCGCGATCTGCTGGCCAGTGTCCGGGCCGGTGAGTTCCGTGAAGACCTCTACTATCGCCTGAATGTTTTCCCCGTACGGCTTCCCCCCTTGCGGGAACGGCCCGGGGATATTGTGCCCCTGGCCAAGCATCTGATGGAGCATCACTGTCGGGGCAAGCGGCCCTTGCCCCGCTTGAGCGAGGATTCGACACGCGCCTTACAAGCCCATACCTGGCCCGGCAATATCCGGGAGCTGGACAATGTGGTCCAACGAGCCTTGATTCTGGCCCCCGGTGACGAGATTCAGGCACAGGCACTGCATTTCGAGGCCGCCACTGACGGGCTTTCGTCAACGCCGGGTGGCAACGGGGGTGGTGTCGATGCCGCCCAGCTGCCATCGGCCGGTGGTGATATCCCGGATGGACATGCTCTGGATGATGCCCTCAAGGATCGGGAATACCGCTTGATTGTGGAGGCCCTGCGCTCGGAAGGGGGTTCTCGCAAGCACGCTGCGGCCCGCCTGGGTATCAGCCCGCGCACCCTGCGTTACAAAATGGCGCGCTTGCGGGATGCGGGCGTGGAACTGCCACGGGATCTTGGCGCAAAACTTGCTTAG
- a CDS encoding sensor histidine kinase, with protein MSDSSFESRDKARMQELEKAFEVFTRTSRQLSDSYAELEAQVSSLSQELASARDARLQELAEKERIGRRLEQLLETLPGGVIVIDGEGRVRDANPAAESLLGKPLTEQSWEAIRRRAFTEQTRSTGEVSLRTGRRVSISQRSLEAEQGRIVLLTDVSETRALQELVDRHQRLSAMGEMAARLAHQIRTPLSAALLYAGQLETGHLGQDALPRIGGKLAGRLRQIEGMVGDMLMFASGGRRDDERLGVDELFAEAGGQVMARWRHQLKLQVQGGRGLAIRGSRAAVLGALTNLLNNAVEAVQGSESEIAHIRLRGERGDGRKVIIRVRDNGPGVPAGIREQIFEPFYTTRPQGTGLGLAVVRSVAEAHNGELMLGTPRQGGAEFILVLPDAEAGRSDIQEQQS; from the coding sequence GTGTCGGATTCCTCTTTTGAAAGCCGGGACAAGGCGCGGATGCAGGAGCTGGAGAAGGCCTTTGAGGTCTTTACTCGCACCTCCCGCCAGTTGTCCGATTCCTATGCCGAGCTGGAAGCCCAGGTCAGTTCCCTCAGTCAGGAACTGGCCTCGGCTCGTGATGCCCGGCTACAGGAACTGGCCGAGAAGGAGCGGATCGGACGACGCCTGGAGCAGTTGTTGGAAACCCTGCCCGGTGGGGTGATCGTAATTGACGGGGAAGGGCGGGTTCGGGACGCCAATCCGGCGGCTGAATCCCTGCTGGGAAAGCCTCTGACAGAGCAGAGCTGGGAAGCGATTCGGCGCCGCGCCTTCACCGAGCAAACCCGTAGTACCGGCGAGGTGAGCCTGAGGACGGGGCGGCGGGTCTCCATTTCCCAGCGTAGCCTGGAAGCGGAGCAGGGCCGGATCGTTCTGCTCACGGATGTCTCTGAAACCCGGGCCCTGCAGGAGCTGGTGGACCGTCATCAGCGCCTGTCCGCCATGGGGGAGATGGCCGCTCGCCTGGCCCACCAGATTCGCACTCCTCTGTCGGCGGCCCTGTTGTACGCCGGGCAATTGGAGACGGGCCATCTGGGCCAGGATGCCTTGCCCCGGATCGGCGGCAAGCTGGCCGGTCGTCTCCGTCAGATAGAGGGCATGGTGGGGGACATGCTCATGTTCGCCAGCGGAGGACGTCGTGACGACGAGCGTCTGGGTGTGGATGAGCTCTTTGCCGAGGCCGGCGGGCAGGTCATGGCCCGCTGGCGTCATCAACTCAAGCTTCAGGTTCAGGGCGGACGGGGGCTGGCCATTCGCGGTAGCCGGGCGGCCGTGCTGGGGGCGCTGACCAATCTGCTTAACAATGCCGTCGAGGCGGTCCAGGGCAGTGAGTCGGAAATTGCTCATATTCGCCTTCGGGGTGAGCGTGGGGACGGGCGGAAGGTCATCATCCGCGTCCGAGATAACGGGCCGGGGGTGCCCGCCGGGATTCGAGAACAGATCTTTGAACCCTTTTATACCACCCGCCCCCAGGGCACGGGGCTAGGTCTGGCCGTGGTTCGTTCCGTGGCCGAGGCCCATAACGGCGAGCTGATGTTGGGCACCCCCCGACAGGGTGGTGCCGAATTCATTCTGGTTCTGCCTGATGCAGAAGCCGGGCGGTCGGATATCCAGGAGCAGCAATCATGA
- the fliE gene encoding flagellar hook-basal body complex protein FliE — translation MNNDVQIQNVLQQMRQLSAEAGQPAGPVGQAEGEGPNFGDMLKASVDKVNETQQAAGNLADAFSRGEDGVELTEVMLALQKADVSFQAMSEVRNRLVEAYQEIMRMQI, via the coding sequence ATGAATAACGATGTCCAGATCCAGAACGTACTGCAGCAGATGCGTCAACTGTCGGCCGAGGCCGGTCAGCCGGCTGGCCCCGTGGGTCAGGCCGAGGGCGAGGGTCCGAACTTCGGCGACATGCTCAAGGCCTCGGTGGACAAGGTCAACGAGACCCAGCAGGCGGCCGGCAATCTGGCGGATGCCTTCTCCCGGGGAGAGGATGGTGTGGAACTGACGGAAGTCATGTTGGCACTGCAGAAAGCCGATGTGAGCTTTCAGGCCATGAGCGAAGTTCGAAACCGTTTGGTTGAAGCCTATCAAGAGATCATGCGGATGCAGATCTAA
- a CDS encoding flagellar protein FliT, producing the protein MFPAMDPHWIDALPADKREVLSRIESLHTALMEAAESGDWVRTAELERERATCLQALYANVQDLDPDTGECLARITEQLIRGDRALMNKVERERSRLGDELGHLRRGQKAVNAYTDHARR; encoded by the coding sequence ATGTTTCCGGCAATGGACCCTCACTGGATTGATGCCCTGCCGGCCGATAAACGGGAAGTGCTGTCCCGGATTGAGTCTCTTCATACTGCGTTAATGGAGGCGGCGGAAAGCGGGGATTGGGTTCGCACGGCGGAGCTGGAACGGGAACGGGCTACCTGTTTGCAGGCCCTTTATGCGAATGTGCAGGATCTGGACCCTGATACCGGTGAATGTCTGGCACGAATCACGGAACAACTGATTCGTGGAGACCGGGCACTGATGAACAAGGTTGAACGGGAGCGCAGCCGCCTGGGGGATGAGCTCGGCCATTTGCGACGGGGACAGAAGGCCGTGAATGCCTATACGGATCATGCCAGACGCTGA
- a CDS encoding sigma-54 dependent transcriptional regulator: MIESRILVLEKNRDRARALEAVLGALDLPPQVLSEDLSAKLDPDGRWHAVVVGELPADTGVESLHRLGKRVPLVALTEEAGGVYTDGLSDHVCCELNYPVKHAELTEALRRVEEFQDALSRRKARRPAGHSEPIRRVRGLIEQVAPFDTNVMILGESGTGKEVVAREIHAASTRADAPFVPVNCGAIPAELLESELFGHEKGAFTGAITSRKGRFEIAEGGTLFLDEIGDMPQPMQVKLLRVLQERTFERVGSNRSIECDVRIVAATHQNLEAMIRDGEFREDLFYRLNVFPIQMPPLRERSQDLPELVRLMSANMRDRDRPGVRLTRRAMAALCAYEWPGNVRELGNLMERLAIVKPGGAVDLPDLPERYAANPGDPDSIDWEDPEPESASEGAGAAVDPMQLPHSGLDLREHMAEVEQGLIRQALERTEGVVAQAARLLKMRRTTLVEKLRKYGLQPE; encoded by the coding sequence ATGATCGAATCCCGGATTCTGGTCCTTGAGAAGAACCGTGATCGTGCCCGTGCCCTGGAAGCGGTACTGGGGGCCCTGGATCTGCCGCCCCAAGTCCTGAGTGAAGACCTGTCCGCCAAGCTGGACCCCGATGGTCGCTGGCATGCGGTGGTGGTGGGGGAGCTACCCGCTGACACGGGCGTGGAGTCGCTTCATCGACTGGGTAAGCGGGTGCCGCTGGTGGCGCTAACCGAGGAAGCAGGCGGGGTATATACTGATGGGCTGAGTGATCATGTCTGCTGTGAGCTGAATTACCCGGTCAAGCATGCCGAGCTGACTGAAGCCCTGCGGCGGGTGGAGGAGTTTCAGGATGCCCTGTCCCGGCGGAAAGCCCGTCGCCCGGCCGGGCATTCCGAGCCGATTCGTCGGGTACGCGGCCTGATCGAGCAGGTGGCCCCCTTTGACACCAATGTGATGATTCTGGGTGAATCCGGCACCGGCAAGGAAGTGGTGGCCCGGGAGATCCATGCCGCGTCCACGCGTGCCGATGCCCCCTTTGTTCCGGTCAATTGCGGTGCCATTCCCGCCGAATTGCTGGAAAGCGAGCTGTTCGGTCATGAAAAGGGGGCCTTTACCGGCGCCATCACCAGCCGTAAGGGCCGATTTGAGATTGCCGAAGGCGGCACCTTGTTTCTCGATGAGATCGGCGACATGCCCCAGCCCATGCAGGTGAAGCTGCTACGGGTGCTGCAGGAGCGGACCTTTGAACGGGTGGGCAGCAATCGCTCCATCGAGTGCGATGTGCGCATCGTGGCCGCCACCCATCAGAACCTGGAAGCCATGATTCGGGACGGTGAGTTCCGTGAGGATCTCTTCTATCGCCTCAATGTCTTTCCCATCCAAATGCCCCCCTTGCGGGAGCGAAGCCAGGACCTGCCGGAATTGGTACGCCTCATGAGCGCCAATATGCGAGACCGGGACCGACCGGGGGTTCGCCTGACTCGCCGGGCCATGGCCGCGCTGTGTGCCTATGAATGGCCAGGCAACGTGCGGGAGTTGGGCAACCTGATGGAACGGCTGGCGATTGTAAAGCCTGGCGGGGCGGTGGATTTACCCGACTTGCCGGAGCGCTATGCTGCCAATCCGGGGGATCCAGACAGTATTGACTGGGAGGATCCGGAGCCCGAGTCGGCGTCCGAGGGGGCGGGCGCCGCGGTTGACCCCATGCAGCTTCCCCACAGCGGTCTCGACCTGCGTGAACACATGGCGGAGGTGGAGCAGGGCCTGATTCGCCAGGCCCTGGAGCGTACCGAGGGGGTGGTGGCCCAGGCGGCCCGTCTACTCAAGATGCGCCGCACCACCCTGGTGGAAAAACTCCGAAAATACGGCCTACAGCCTGAGTAG